From Acidovorax sp. FHTAMBA, one genomic window encodes:
- a CDS encoding M48 family metallopeptidase: protein MTSDLPYLRSYPAALQEQARDLLAQGRLGVMLQRKYPQAHAVRSDKALYDYAQELKARYLRNAGTVNKVLFDNKIHVVRHALGLHTTVSRVQGNRLAAKHEIRIASMFKQAPEEFLRMIVVHELAHLREKDHGKAFYQLCAHMEPQYHQYEFDLRLYLTHVEHAGERLWNAAPDSGSA, encoded by the coding sequence ATGACCTCTGACCTGCCCTATCTGCGCTCCTATCCTGCCGCTTTGCAGGAACAGGCGCGTGATCTGCTGGCGCAGGGGCGGCTCGGGGTCATGCTGCAGCGCAAGTACCCCCAGGCCCACGCTGTGCGCAGTGACAAGGCGCTGTATGACTACGCGCAGGAACTCAAGGCGCGTTACCTGCGCAATGCGGGCACGGTCAACAAGGTCCTTTTTGACAACAAGATCCACGTGGTGCGCCATGCCTTGGGGTTGCACACGACGGTCTCGCGCGTGCAGGGCAACCGGCTGGCGGCCAAGCATGAGATCCGGATCGCCTCGATGTTCAAGCAGGCGCCGGAAGAATTTCTGCGCATGATTGTGGTCCACGAGCTGGCCCATCTGCGCGAGAAGGACCACGGCAAGGCCTTTTACCAGCTGTGCGCGCACATGGAGCCGCAGTACCACCAATACGAGTTCGACCTGCGCCTGTACCTCACCCATGTGGAGCATGCCGGCGAGCGGCTGTGGAACGCGGCTCCAGATTCAGGGTCGGCCTGA
- a CDS encoding LysR family transcriptional regulator produces MDFRLLRYFVAVAEELHLGRAAERLGIEQSPVSRAMRDLEGSLGVQLFDRSTRQTRLTWAGQVFLGECRRVLATVEQAVKSAKAAAQGYQGYLRIGICDSLAQPRIASLLARSREDEPELEIRVFEMPFAQQLKGLHNDLLDIGFALSNAVNDGLLAEAVWTDPLSVIVPARHPLLAHGHVKLDDALKFPLVLCHPEAASGCYHQIQSALEGASVALKVVDHVTSLGVMLTLVGAGYGIGFAIASQVQALQRADIAVRPLVGVPPTLTTYLLRRQGDPTEPVKRFMERIAAMAARTGP; encoded by the coding sequence ATGGACTTCAGACTACTACGCTACTTCGTTGCTGTCGCGGAGGAATTGCATCTTGGACGCGCGGCCGAGCGCTTGGGCATCGAGCAGTCGCCCGTGTCACGTGCCATGCGCGATCTTGAGGGTTCGTTGGGTGTGCAGTTGTTCGATCGCAGCACCCGCCAGACGCGGCTGACTTGGGCCGGCCAAGTATTCCTGGGCGAATGCCGCCGCGTGCTGGCGACAGTGGAGCAGGCAGTCAAGAGCGCGAAAGCAGCGGCGCAGGGCTACCAAGGGTATCTACGCATCGGCATCTGTGACAGCCTAGCGCAGCCGCGTATCGCATCTTTGCTCGCGCGCAGCCGCGAGGACGAGCCTGAGCTGGAGATTCGCGTCTTCGAGATGCCCTTCGCACAACAGCTCAAGGGCTTGCACAACGACCTGTTGGACATCGGCTTTGCGCTCTCGAATGCGGTCAACGACGGGCTGCTCGCCGAAGCGGTGTGGACTGATCCCTTGTCGGTGATCGTGCCGGCGCGCCACCCGTTGCTGGCCCATGGCCACGTCAAGCTGGACGATGCGCTTAAGTTCCCGCTGGTGCTGTGTCATCCTGAAGCGGCCTCCGGCTGTTACCATCAGATCCAGTCCGCGCTCGAAGGCGCGTCCGTCGCGCTCAAGGTGGTCGACCACGTGACCAGTTTGGGTGTGATGCTGACCTTGGTCGGAGCGGGCTATGGCATCGGCTTCGCCATCGCCTCGCAGGTGCAGGCATTGCAGCGGGCGGACATCGCTGTCCGCCCGCTGGTTGGCGTGCCGCCCACACTAACCACCTACCTGCTGCGTCGGCAAGGCGACCCCACGGAGCCAGTGAAGCGCTTCATGGAGCGGATAGCAGCTATGGCTGCACGCACGGGGCCGTGA
- a CDS encoding DUF6806 family protein has protein sequence MSSYNAPFEIHVHGQVQLRADASFDQLQEALKPLWKYAGARSLADGAASAYEEEPGIKFDAQEHLLQMCWTVRGDEDFRQVLDEMCMSLNELAEHGAAIEVTFYDADFDEDEEEQGAESRDDFLMLFVGPTPAAIMQVQRDLLVQDVVNMMERHFDGAELGGVVAEIDKLFSLRFDALVNSLEIGKPPRGPGGGSSGSGHGGGGGRRPRHLH, from the coding sequence ATGTCAAGTTACAACGCTCCCTTCGAAATCCACGTCCACGGACAAGTCCAGTTGCGCGCTGATGCGAGCTTCGACCAGCTCCAGGAGGCGCTCAAACCCTTGTGGAAGTACGCGGGAGCCCGTTCGCTGGCCGATGGCGCGGCCAGTGCTTACGAAGAAGAGCCGGGCATCAAGTTCGACGCCCAGGAACACCTGTTGCAGATGTGCTGGACGGTCCGCGGTGATGAGGACTTTCGCCAGGTGCTGGATGAAATGTGCATGAGCCTCAACGAGCTGGCCGAGCACGGTGCTGCCATCGAGGTCACGTTCTACGACGCCGATTTCGATGAAGACGAGGAAGAGCAGGGCGCGGAGTCGCGTGACGACTTCCTCATGCTCTTTGTGGGCCCGACGCCCGCGGCCATCATGCAGGTGCAGCGTGATCTCCTGGTGCAGGACGTTGTGAACATGATGGAGCGTCACTTCGATGGCGCCGAACTGGGCGGTGTGGTGGCCGAGATCGACAAGCTTTTCAGCCTGCGATTTGACGCGCTGGTGAACTCGCTGGAGATCGGCAAGCCGCCGCGCGGTCCTGGAGGGGGCTCCTCCGGGAGCGGCCATGGTGGTGGAGGCGGCCGCCGTCCGCGCCACCTGCACTGA